The following proteins come from a genomic window of Nocardioides albertanoniae:
- a CDS encoding metallophosphoesterase encodes MRLASVIGATFGTGLATGAAMTAYALWEARQYTLRHVRMPVLPEGADPLRVLHLSDMHVVPSQHKKLDWIASLASLKPDLVVDTGDNLAHQRAVPAVVNALGTLLDVPGVFVHGSNDYYEPRLRNPIGYLLPDSGKRQTNVPQLPWRDLSTAFSKAGWLDLTNTRSSLTVRGIEIAFAGVDDPHLRLDDLPAVAGPADPSADVRLGVAHAPYLRVLDQFTRDGYDGILAGHTHGGQVCLPGGRALTTNCDLDPDRVRGLHTHTHGGRQAWMHVSAGLGTSPYTRIRIACRPEATMLTLTPRGSSRR; translated from the coding sequence ATGCGGCTCGCCTCAGTTATCGGCGCTACTTTCGGCACCGGCCTCGCCACGGGCGCCGCCATGACTGCGTACGCCCTGTGGGAGGCGCGCCAATACACTCTGCGCCACGTGAGGATGCCGGTGCTCCCCGAGGGCGCCGACCCGCTGCGGGTGCTGCATCTCTCCGACATGCATGTCGTTCCCTCGCAGCACAAGAAGCTCGACTGGATCGCCTCGCTGGCCTCGCTCAAGCCGGATCTGGTCGTCGACACAGGCGACAACCTCGCCCACCAGCGGGCGGTGCCGGCCGTCGTCAACGCGCTCGGCACGCTGCTGGACGTGCCCGGCGTCTTCGTGCACGGCTCCAACGACTACTACGAGCCGCGGCTGCGCAACCCGATCGGCTATCTGCTGCCCGACAGCGGCAAGCGGCAGACCAACGTGCCACAGCTGCCGTGGCGCGACCTGTCGACGGCGTTCTCCAAGGCCGGTTGGCTCGATCTCACCAACACCCGCTCCTCGTTGACCGTCAGAGGCATCGAGATCGCCTTCGCCGGAGTCGACGACCCTCACCTGCGCCTCGACGACCTGCCGGCCGTCGCCGGCCCTGCCGACCCGTCCGCCGACGTACGCCTCGGAGTCGCTCACGCGCCGTATCTGCGGGTGCTGGACCAGTTCACCCGCGACGGCTACGACGGCATCCTCGCCGGCCACACCCATGGCGGCCAGGTCTGCCTCCCCGGCGGACGGGCGCTGACGACCAACTGCGATCTCGACCCCGACCGGGTGCGGGGACTGCACACCCACACCCACGGCGGACGACAGGCGTGGATGCACGTCTCGGCCGGTCTCGGCACCTCCCCCTACACGCGGATCCGCATCGCCTGCCGCCCCGAAGCCACCATGCTGACGCTCACTCCGCGGGGCTCTTCTCGTCGGTAG
- a CDS encoding nitroreductase family deazaflavin-dependent oxidoreductase: MSFDTHNGTRGAKQPSAGLFLKLVNKLMMSRARKKDATMAGMRLLVLTTIGKKSGEPRSTPLAWFPGDDGTWLIAASAGGGAKNPAWYYNLAANPDRVTIELGGETIAVTAEQLHGEQRSRAWAAIVDSAANFGGYEEKTDREIPVIRLARA, encoded by the coding sequence ATGAGCTTCGACACCCACAACGGCACCCGCGGTGCCAAACAGCCCTCCGCCGGCCTCTTCCTGAAGCTGGTGAACAAGCTGATGATGAGCCGGGCTCGCAAGAAGGACGCCACGATGGCCGGGATGCGGCTGCTCGTGCTCACCACGATCGGAAAGAAGAGTGGCGAGCCGCGCTCGACACCGCTCGCCTGGTTCCCCGGCGACGACGGCACCTGGCTGATCGCCGCCTCCGCCGGCGGCGGGGCGAAGAATCCGGCGTGGTACTACAACCTCGCCGCCAACCCCGACCGAGTCACCATCGAGCTCGGCGGCGAGACGATCGCGGTGACCGCCGAGCAGCTCCATGGCGAGCAGCGTTCGCGCGCTTGGGCCGCGATCGTCGATTCCGCCGCGAACTTCGGGGGTTATGAGGAGAAGACCGACCGCGAGATCCCGGTGATCCGCCTGGCCCGCGCCTGA
- a CDS encoding GatB/YqeY domain-containing protein, with protein MGTLKDRLRTDLTSAMKARDKDRVGTLRMVMASISEAEVAGDEAKELTDEEITAILTREAKKRREAATAFADGGRTEQAEKETAEAAVITEYLPEQLSAEEISALVTKAIDQSGAAGEGMRAMGKVMGILTPQTKGRADGGAVAAEVRKQLA; from the coding sequence ATGGGAACTCTGAAGGACCGACTTCGTACTGATCTGACCTCTGCGATGAAGGCGCGCGACAAGGATCGTGTCGGCACGCTGCGGATGGTCATGGCCTCGATCAGCGAGGCCGAGGTCGCGGGCGACGAGGCCAAGGAGCTCACCGACGAGGAGATCACCGCCATCCTCACCCGCGAGGCGAAGAAGCGCCGCGAGGCCGCCACCGCCTTCGCCGACGGCGGCCGTACGGAGCAGGCCGAGAAGGAGACCGCCGAGGCCGCGGTGATCACCGAGTATCTCCCCGAGCAGCTCAGCGCCGAGGAGATCTCCGCGCTGGTCACCAAGGCCATCGACCAGTCCGGAGCCGCTGGTGAGGGCATGCGTGCGATGGGCAAGGTCATGGGCATCCTGACCCCGCAGACCAAGGGTCGCGCCGACGGCGGTGCCGTGGCCGCCGAGGTGCGCAAGCAGCTCGCCTGA
- a CDS encoding ACT domain-containing protein — protein sequence MEKVSYGADLDVDRPEIVGVAHDRSEARITLVGVNDEPGEAARIIDTLADNGINIDMIVQNVSAEETRRTDISFTLPRTDIKMARSVLGEIQGEGSFAGLITDQQIGKLSIVGAGMRTHPGITSRFFAALAAEGVLIKMVSTSEIRVSVLVGADDLDRAVRATHKAFGLDSDGEAIVYGGTGR from the coding sequence GTGGAGAAGGTCTCCTACGGCGCCGACCTCGATGTGGACCGGCCCGAGATCGTCGGTGTCGCCCACGACCGCAGCGAGGCCAGGATCACCCTGGTCGGTGTGAACGACGAGCCCGGCGAAGCCGCGCGCATCATCGACACGCTCGCCGACAACGGCATCAACATCGACATGATCGTTCAGAACGTGTCCGCCGAGGAGACCCGACGCACGGACATCTCCTTCACGCTGCCGCGCACGGACATCAAGATGGCACGCTCCGTCCTCGGTGAGATCCAGGGCGAGGGCAGCTTCGCCGGCTTGATCACCGACCAGCAGATCGGCAAGCTGTCGATCGTCGGTGCCGGGATGCGTACGCATCCGGGGATCACGTCGCGGTTCTTCGCTGCGCTGGCCGCTGAGGGCGTCCTCATCAAGATGGTGTCGACCTCGGAGATCCGGGTCTCGGTGCTGGTTGGTGCCGACGACCTCGACCGCGCAGTGCGCGCCACACACAAAGCTTTTGGTCTCGACAGCGACGGCGAGGCCATCGTCTACGGAGGGACGGGTCGATGA
- a CDS encoding winged helix-turn-helix transcriptional regulator has protein sequence MAARTTSGPCQAWPEESGFIREVLDRIGDKWTVLVISTLAGGPMRYSDLQASIPGISQRMLTVTLKALERDGLLLRTAYPEIPPRVEYELTDLGRSLLTSVKALAAWAATHHEDVAANRRAHEQTGVGREKARTTSPEGSRAR, from the coding sequence ATGGCAGCCAGAACGACCAGCGGGCCGTGCCAGGCCTGGCCGGAGGAGAGCGGCTTCATCCGGGAGGTCTTGGACCGCATCGGTGACAAGTGGACGGTGCTGGTCATCAGCACGCTCGCCGGTGGACCGATGCGCTACTCCGACCTGCAGGCGAGCATCCCGGGGATCTCGCAGAGGATGCTCACCGTGACCCTCAAGGCCCTCGAACGTGACGGCCTGCTCCTACGCACCGCTTACCCCGAGATTCCGCCGCGCGTGGAATACGAGCTCACCGATCTGGGACGGTCGCTGCTGACGTCCGTGAAGGCACTGGCGGCATGGGCGGCGACCCATCACGAAGACGTCGCAGCCAACCGTCGAGCCCACGAGCAGACCGGCGTCGGCCGAGAGAAGGCGCGCACAACCTCGCCGGAGGGTTCTCGCGCCCGTTGA
- a CDS encoding penicillin-binding protein yields MSSPSLRPQTVLKHLAVMCGVAAVLGVVAAGLAIPFAGVAGVAAKSTAEKMDSLPKAFEVDNMSQTTKIVDRKGKLITTLYDQNRVYRPLDKISSNMTKALLAIEDYRFYQHGAMDLKGTLRALVTNQASDSVQGGSSITQQLVKTTLLYTAKTEAERNAAIEKSTARKVRELRYAIALEEKYSKDWILERYLNAAYFGDGAYGVQAAAKHYFNVNASELSWQQAAMLAGMVKNPTGYDPTNYPDATIARRNVVIDRMAALKVVSRPEAEKLKDADLGLDVQKQRNGCLGSSAEFFCDYVVKWLTKDPAFGETEADRLALIKSGGLTIKTTLDQRFQNAAQESVESHVYSTDQAIGALAMVEPGNGRVRALAQSRPMGDNKKKGQSYLNYLVPKEKAGDSNGFQAGSTFKAFTLASAIQQGFPLKQKMNAPEELTLDESTFAGCPGDGNRVGNHTFHNSTTSGMKDAYTGTRESVNTFYAQLFQLTGMCAPYKLAQKMGVKLTAPFGVSFDDGHACKPSETRCGGAERVPTFTLGVVDVSPLEMAEAYATFGARGQHCDSVPVNEILDANDKVIKEYKPTCQQVMAKGTADAVNDILRGVMEPGGFGQNLALSVPSAGKTGTTQDNKAVWLMGYTPRLATAAMIAGANSKGTPLKLSGQNVGGTYIYEASGSGFAGPMWGGAMQEIDQYLKYQDFHAPDPKVIAGHTVDVPWTGGMSVEKATRVLRKAGFQVQVGPEAYSEYSYGDVAFTSPSDKAAEGSPITIYTSLGPKPKPKPDPKPDKKPGKPDKKKGDDGKKKPAAAPDEDVDWGFEWPSG; encoded by the coding sequence ATGTCCTCGCCGTCGCTGCGCCCGCAGACCGTGCTCAAGCATCTTGCCGTGATGTGCGGCGTGGCAGCCGTGCTGGGTGTCGTCGCCGCCGGGCTGGCCATCCCGTTCGCCGGCGTCGCCGGCGTCGCGGCCAAGTCGACCGCCGAGAAGATGGATTCGCTGCCGAAGGCCTTCGAGGTCGACAACATGTCGCAGACGACCAAGATCGTCGACCGCAAGGGCAAGTTGATCACGACGCTCTACGACCAGAACCGCGTCTACCGTCCGCTCGACAAGATCTCGTCCAACATGACGAAAGCTCTTCTGGCGATCGAGGACTACCGCTTCTACCAGCACGGCGCGATGGATCTGAAGGGCACGCTCCGCGCGCTGGTCACCAACCAGGCCAGCGACTCGGTGCAGGGTGGCTCCTCGATCACCCAGCAGCTGGTGAAGACCACGCTGCTCTATACGGCCAAGACCGAGGCCGAGCGCAACGCGGCCATCGAGAAGTCGACGGCCCGCAAGGTCCGCGAGCTGCGTTACGCGATCGCGCTCGAGGAGAAGTACTCCAAGGACTGGATCCTGGAGCGCTACCTCAACGCGGCCTACTTCGGCGATGGTGCCTACGGCGTGCAGGCGGCCGCGAAGCACTACTTCAACGTCAACGCCTCCGAGCTCAGCTGGCAGCAGGCGGCGATGCTGGCCGGGATGGTGAAGAACCCCACCGGCTACGACCCGACCAACTACCCCGACGCCACCATCGCCCGCCGCAACGTGGTCATCGACCGGATGGCCGCGCTCAAGGTCGTCTCCCGCCCCGAGGCCGAGAAGCTGAAGGACGCCGACCTCGGTCTTGACGTCCAGAAGCAGCGCAACGGCTGCCTCGGCTCGTCGGCGGAGTTCTTCTGCGACTACGTGGTCAAGTGGCTCACCAAGGACCCTGCCTTCGGCGAGACCGAGGCCGACCGGCTGGCCCTGATCAAGTCCGGCGGACTGACCATCAAGACCACCCTCGACCAGCGGTTCCAGAACGCAGCCCAGGAGTCCGTCGAGTCCCACGTCTACTCCACCGACCAGGCCATCGGCGCCCTGGCGATGGTCGAACCCGGCAACGGCCGGGTGCGTGCGCTGGCGCAGTCGCGCCCGATGGGTGACAACAAGAAGAAGGGTCAGTCCTACCTCAACTATCTGGTGCCCAAGGAGAAGGCGGGCGACTCCAACGGCTTCCAGGCCGGCTCGACCTTCAAGGCGTTCACGCTGGCGTCGGCCATCCAGCAGGGCTTCCCGCTCAAGCAGAAGATGAACGCCCCGGAGGAGCTGACCCTCGACGAGTCCACCTTCGCCGGGTGCCCGGGCGACGGCAACCGGGTCGGCAACCACACCTTCCACAACTCGACGACCTCAGGCATGAAGGACGCCTACACCGGCACCCGCGAGTCGGTGAACACCTTCTACGCCCAGCTCTTCCAGCTGACCGGCATGTGCGCGCCCTACAAGCTGGCCCAGAAGATGGGCGTCAAGCTCACCGCCCCGTTCGGTGTCAGCTTCGACGACGGCCACGCTTGCAAGCCGAGCGAGACGCGCTGCGGCGGCGCCGAGCGCGTGCCCACCTTCACCCTCGGCGTGGTCGACGTCAGCCCGCTCGAGATGGCCGAGGCGTACGCGACGTTCGGTGCTCGCGGCCAGCATTGCGACTCGGTGCCCGTCAACGAGATCCTCGACGCCAACGACAAGGTGATCAAGGAGTACAAGCCCACCTGCCAGCAGGTGATGGCCAAGGGCACCGCCGACGCCGTCAACGACATCCTCCGCGGCGTGATGGAGCCCGGCGGCTTCGGGCAGAACCTGGCCCTCTCGGTGCCGAGCGCCGGCAAGACCGGCACCACGCAGGACAACAAGGCCGTGTGGCTGATGGGCTACACGCCGCGCCTCGCGACCGCCGCGATGATCGCCGGAGCCAACTCGAAGGGCACGCCCCTCAAGCTCAGCGGCCAGAACGTCGGAGGCACCTACATCTACGAGGCGTCCGGCTCAGGTTTCGCCGGGCCGATGTGGGGCGGCGCGATGCAGGAGATCGACCAGTATCTGAAGTACCAGGACTTCCACGCGCCCGACCCGAAGGTCATCGCCGGCCACACGGTCGACGTGCCTTGGACCGGCGGCATGTCGGTCGAGAAGGCGACGAGAGTGCTGCGCAAGGCCGGCTTCCAGGTGCAGGTCGGCCCGGAGGCCTACTCGGAGTACTCCTACGGCGACGTGGCCTTCACCAGCCCGTCCGACAAGGCGGCCGAGGGCTCGCCGATCACGATCTACACCTCGCTCGGCCCCAAGCCGAAGCCGAAGCCGGATCCCAAGCCGGACAAGAAGCCGGGCAAGCCCGACAAGAAGAAGGGCGACGACGGCAAGAAGAAACCGGCCGCCGCACCCGACGAAGATGTCGACTGGGGCTTCGAATGGCCGTCCGGCTGA
- a CDS encoding DsbA family oxidoreductase — translation MKEIPAEKAHLAVEVWADLGCPWCYIGKHRLEEAIGRRPDADRFVVKIRSFELDPTAPRDPESIEGAYIRSHGGGAEGVRAAEGRAQSLAEREGLPFAPDRLHANTFDLHRVLHHAEKSGRGSAFFSLVQDRYFAGELNPFAADALIETAESVGLRASRVREVLLGDDYAEDVRADVQEGLRLGARGVPFTVFDHRLAVSGALTVDGYARALDEAAGSATEPAAT, via the coding sequence TTGAAAGAGATCCCGGCCGAGAAGGCACACCTGGCCGTCGAAGTCTGGGCGGACCTGGGATGTCCGTGGTGCTACATCGGCAAGCACCGTCTTGAGGAGGCCATCGGCCGCCGTCCTGATGCAGACCGCTTCGTGGTCAAGATCCGCTCGTTCGAGCTCGATCCGACCGCGCCGCGCGACCCGGAGTCGATCGAGGGTGCGTACATCCGCTCACACGGCGGCGGCGCCGAGGGGGTGCGAGCGGCAGAGGGACGTGCCCAGTCCCTGGCGGAGCGGGAGGGTCTCCCGTTCGCGCCCGACCGACTGCACGCGAACACGTTCGACCTGCACCGCGTCCTGCACCATGCCGAAAAGTCGGGGAGGGGGTCGGCGTTCTTCTCGCTGGTGCAGGACCGATACTTCGCCGGCGAGCTCAACCCGTTCGCCGCCGATGCGCTCATCGAGACGGCAGAGTCGGTCGGGCTGCGGGCGTCGCGGGTGCGGGAGGTTCTGCTCGGTGACGACTACGCCGAGGACGTACGCGCAGACGTACAGGAAGGTCTCCGGCTCGGGGCACGCGGTGTGCCGTTCACGGTGTTCGACCACCGTCTGGCGGTCTCGGGGGCGCTGACGGTCGACGGCTACGCCCGTGCGCTCGATGAGGCAGCCGGGAGCGCGACGGAACCGGCAGCGACATGA
- a CDS encoding FMN-dependent NADH-azoreductase yields MSYLLHIESSSLGEASVSRQVARSFRQAWQGEVVYRDLAEVPVPHLNGAGITARATEPASRTPEQADAAKVQDELIEEFLGAGAYLFTVPMYNLTMPSVFKAWLDQIMVDGRTFSHAGPSPAAGRPAVLISARGGGYGPGAPREGYDYVVPVLEAILGHDDLLGLDVTTVIPELTMARHAPALDALLPKHEESMARAHERAQELAAAIAAA; encoded by the coding sequence ATGTCATATCTGCTGCACATCGAGTCCTCCTCGCTCGGCGAGGCGTCGGTCTCGCGCCAGGTCGCCCGGTCCTTCCGTCAGGCGTGGCAGGGCGAGGTCGTCTACCGCGATCTCGCCGAAGTGCCTGTGCCCCACCTCAACGGCGCGGGCATTACGGCCCGCGCCACCGAACCGGCCAGCCGTACGCCCGAGCAGGCCGATGCGGCCAAGGTGCAGGACGAGCTCATCGAGGAGTTCCTCGGCGCTGGCGCGTACCTGTTCACGGTGCCGATGTACAACCTGACGATGCCGTCGGTCTTCAAGGCGTGGCTCGACCAGATCATGGTGGACGGGCGCACCTTCAGCCATGCCGGGCCGTCGCCGGCCGCGGGCCGCCCGGCCGTCCTGATCTCGGCTCGCGGCGGCGGGTATGGACCGGGTGCGCCCAGGGAGGGCTACGACTACGTCGTGCCGGTCCTGGAGGCGATCCTCGGACATGACGACCTGCTGGGGCTGGACGTGACCACTGTGATCCCCGAGCTGACCATGGCGCGACACGCCCCGGCGCTAGATGCGCTGCTGCCGAAGCACGAGGAGTCGATGGCGCGCGCCCACGAGCGGGCACAGGAGCTTGCCGCCGCGATCGCCGCGGCGTGA
- a CDS encoding aspartate-semialdehyde dehydrogenase: MSINLGIVGATGQVGVAVRQILLERGFDLDDVRFFASARSAGKTIEFGERSVVVEDAATADPSGLDIAIFSAGGATSRALAQKFADAGVIVIDNSSAWRKDPSVPLVVSEVNPSAMAGVIEARQGIIANPNCTTMAAMPVLKALHDEAGLERLIVSTYQAVSGSGVAGVEELVNGVTAAEDKARELAYDGSSITFPEPSTYTDTIAYNVLPYAGALVEDGRGETDEEQKLRNESRKILDLPDLRVSGICVRVPVVTGHSLAINAEFASPLTPERAAKLLADAPGVELRDVPTPLHAAGKDPSYVGRIRNDEGVPDNRGLALFISNDNLRKGAALNTVQLAELVAAGL; encoded by the coding sequence ATGAGCATCAACCTTGGAATCGTAGGAGCCACTGGGCAGGTCGGCGTCGCCGTACGCCAGATCCTGCTCGAGCGCGGCTTCGACCTCGACGACGTCCGTTTCTTCGCCTCGGCGCGGTCCGCGGGCAAGACGATCGAGTTCGGTGAGCGTTCGGTGGTCGTCGAAGACGCCGCCACCGCAGACCCGTCAGGTCTCGACATCGCGATCTTCTCCGCCGGCGGCGCGACCTCGAGGGCGCTGGCCCAGAAGTTCGCCGACGCCGGTGTGATCGTCATCGACAACTCCTCGGCATGGCGCAAGGACCCGTCGGTCCCGCTGGTCGTCTCCGAGGTCAACCCGTCGGCCATGGCCGGGGTCATCGAGGCCCGACAGGGCATCATCGCCAACCCCAACTGCACCACGATGGCCGCGATGCCCGTGCTGAAGGCGCTCCACGACGAGGCCGGCCTCGAGCGGCTGATCGTCTCGACCTACCAGGCGGTCTCGGGCTCCGGTGTCGCCGGCGTCGAGGAGCTCGTCAACGGCGTCACTGCCGCTGAGGACAAGGCCCGCGAGCTGGCCTACGACGGATCCTCCATCACGTTCCCGGAGCCGTCGACCTACACCGACACCATCGCCTACAACGTGCTCCCGTACGCCGGGGCGCTGGTCGAGGATGGCCGTGGCGAGACCGACGAGGAGCAGAAGCTCCGCAACGAGTCCCGCAAGATCCTGGACCTTCCGGATCTGCGCGTCTCCGGCATCTGCGTCCGCGTCCCGGTCGTCACCGGTCACTCGCTCGCGATCAACGCCGAGTTCGCCTCGCCGCTGACCCCCGAGCGTGCCGCCAAGCTCCTCGCCGACGCCCCCGGCGTCGAGCTCCGCGACGTACCCACGCCTCTCCACGCCGCCGGCAAGGACCCGTCCTACGTCGGTCGCATCCGCAACGACGAAGGCGTACCCGACAACCGCGGCCTCGCGCTGTTCATCTCCAACGACAACCTCCGCAAGGGTGCCGCCCTCAACACCGTCCAGCTCGCCGAGCTCGTCGCCGCGGGACTCTGA
- a CDS encoding MFS transporter, giving the protein MSNDPADKLAAPSFGFKKKRGGAKPAKAKSEATPSTTQPETAAPAADAAESAPAESTSATAQGEKTQVLEKAAPSTADPVDPDPVVEDAPKKQKAEKAQKAKSAKQPKLAKPKPAKKPRPAKEPKASSTPKAPKQPKDPSQRRLNIGMPSGLSAAVMIGAIVGAFMALAVWFSGTVSQWTRGTSSLGDSGAFVLIAVFALAIVVGGYLLRLASARSPFTISFLGSALVAVLSMLFLTELFNYAWGVIVVVFLTAAAYALAHWVTTNYID; this is encoded by the coding sequence ATGAGCAACGACCCAGCCGACAAGCTCGCTGCGCCGTCGTTCGGTTTCAAGAAGAAGCGTGGGGGCGCGAAGCCGGCGAAGGCGAAGTCCGAGGCGACTCCGAGCACGACCCAGCCCGAGACGGCGGCGCCTGCGGCAGACGCCGCCGAGTCAGCCCCGGCCGAGTCGACCAGCGCGACCGCGCAGGGCGAGAAGACTCAGGTCCTGGAGAAGGCGGCCCCCTCCACGGCCGACCCGGTCGACCCCGATCCAGTCGTCGAGGACGCCCCGAAGAAGCAGAAGGCCGAGAAGGCTCAGAAGGCGAAGTCCGCCAAGCAGCCAAAGCTCGCGAAGCCCAAGCCCGCGAAGAAGCCCAGGCCCGCCAAGGAGCCCAAGGCATCGAGCACTCCGAAGGCACCCAAGCAGCCCAAGGACCCGAGCCAGCGCCGGCTGAACATCGGCATGCCGTCGGGGCTCTCCGCGGCCGTGATGATCGGCGCGATCGTCGGAGCCTTCATGGCCCTGGCCGTCTGGTTCAGCGGCACCGTGAGTCAGTGGACGCGAGGCACCTCGTCGCTCGGCGACAGCGGCGCGTTCGTCCTCATCGCTGTCTTCGCCCTCGCGATCGTCGTCGGCGGCTACCTGCTCCGCCTCGCCTCTGCGAGGTCGCCGTTCACGATCAGCTTCCTCGGCTCAGCCCTGGTCGCCGTACTCTCGATGCTCTTCCTCACCGAGCTCTTCAACTACGCCTGGGGCGTCATCGTCGTCGTGTTCCTCACCGCCGCCGCGTACGCCCTCGCCCACTGGGTCACCACCAACTACATCGACTGA